In the Glycine max cultivar Williams 82 chromosome 6, Glycine_max_v4.0, whole genome shotgun sequence genome, AGTTAAAACTTGCGTTGAAAAGTATATCTTTTGGACATCAATATGACGTGGGTTTTGTTTAGAAAAATCTCATCTTGTGAATAAACCCTATATtgataaatacataaaaaaataaagtttttttttcataaaataaattgaaaaaggaaagaaagaaaggaagaaaccACACTGATGATATGATTTTTCTTTGACCAACATTATTAGTATCAACGGAAGTAAGCTAGAAGAAGCTTCCCACCAAGGTGGTGGCTGTTCACTCTTAATTAAGAGTACACTAATTCAACATCATGATCTGAACCAATTAGGTGTGTTCACTGTAATTTGAAAATCGAATTATATatcattgttaatatttttaagcaTCGAAATTAcaacttgaatttttattttctttatgaatTTTCAAAACTCAGATTAAATGAGATGAAAcgacaaaacaaaaatgatccATGGTCACCTAAATCCAATTTACAccttaagagagaaagagataaaaaaaaaaaggagaaatgtAGAGGTAAAAAGTAATAGTGTGACATAATAAGAAATTGAATATAGGGGAAAAAAATGAGTGTCAATAAGATATATAAACTATACAAACATTCATATGCCATTATTCTTAATTCTTAGCAAAACTCTTACCAACCGTGGCCGAATTAAAAGTGGTAGAACCTCCTCCAACACTTCGGCTACCAGAAATGATGGTGAGCCTTGTACCATCACCATACAACATAATATTCTTCATAGAATTCCCAATCTCAATGTTTTCATTGTAAATCCCACGCTTAACATATATCACAAACCTCTTGGCCTCATTTCTCTTGGGAATTGCTTTCAAAGCTTCTTTGATGGTCTTAAAATCCCCCGAACCATCTTTAGCCACCACAAAATCTGGTGATAACGATGGTGGTGATGACTCTAGAAGCTTCCTATCATTGGGTGGTAACCATCTTGGTAAGCCATTTTTGTAAGTCTTTTTTGGAGGAATAAATGAGGAAGCATTGTTTAGAGCCAAGAAGTCGCTTATGATCTCTGAGACATTCTTGTTGGGAATGAGGGATAGAACATTGTTGCCAACACCAAGCTCGTGGAACCCGGTTTGGCACGTGTCAATGTTGGTTAAGGCTGTGCTAAGCCATGTTTGGAGATCATAGCTTGTGCTTTGTTTGGTAGGGTTAAGTGCTTGGTTGAGGATGTTGATGGTGTCTTGATAGAGGGTTGTACAATCTGACCACGCTGCTTTTTCTTGCTTGCTTCTACATTTTGAGCCCAACCACATGATGTGAATTTGAGCTTTCACTGATTGGTCCATTGCAATTTGAAGGATgaagtttttaaattgaaatgcaCTTTTTGGGATACCATCTTGAAGACGATGACTATTTATTGTGACAAAATGCTTGCATGTTTGAGGATGTGGGGTTTGGTTGCACCAAAAATCAACGGTATTGGAGAAAATGCTTGAAAGGGTTGGGGAAGACAGAGAAAGCAAGGATATGAAGACAATGATTAGGCCAAGACTTTTGGCCATTTTGCTGAGCTTTCTCTGAGCTAggtaaaaaaatgatagaattaATGTTCATGACACAGTTAGGGTTCTTATATAAATAGGTTAAAACTTAAGAGACTCAACTCAAAAACAACGCGGTGATTAAAGCCGGCAAGGTTAATTTGTAGATGAATGAAAGTGATGTTTAACATCcataaatccaaataaaatttgtttgaagaTTATATATACTGTACTATACATAGTTTTAGGATGTATCACTTGTTAATATA is a window encoding:
- the LOC100776412 gene encoding pectinesterase, with amino-acid sequence MAKSLGLIIVFISLLSLSSPTLSSIFSNTVDFWCNQTPHPQTCKHFVTINSHRLQDGIPKSAFQFKNFILQIAMDQSVKAQIHIMWLGSKCRSKQEKAAWSDCTTLYQDTINILNQALNPTKQSTSYDLQTWLSTALTNIDTCQTGFHELGVGNNVLSLIPNKNVSEIISDFLALNNASSFIPPKKTYKNGLPRWLPPNDRKLLESSPPSLSPDFVVAKDGSGDFKTIKEALKAIPKRNEAKRFVIYVKRGIYNENIEIGNSMKNIMLYGDGTRLTIISGSRSVGGGSTTFNSATVAVTGDGFIARGITFRNTAGPENHQAVALRCGADLSVFYRCAFEGYQDTLYVHSQRQFYKECNIYGTVDFIFGNAAVVFQSCNIYARRPMQKQKNAITAQGRTDPNQNTGICIQNSRVMAAEDLVPVLSSFKTFLGRPWREYSRTVFLQTYLDLLVDPAGWLEWKGDFALHTLYYGEYKNLGPRGSTRGRVKWGGYHAITSATEASKFTVENFIAGKSWLPATGIPFLFGLDD